The sequence TTTATCATTACTATCATAAATATTAAAGTTTGTAGTATATCCAATTCTTTCGGCATAAGTTCTTAATAATCTAACAGCAAAAGAGTGGAAAGTTGAAATTAAAACATCGTTATAGTCTCCTACTAATGTACCAACTCTTTCTTTCATTTCTTTAGCTGCTTTATTGGTAAATGTAAGCGCTAATATATTTTTAGGATTAATATTTTTTTCTTTTATCATATATGCTATTTTAAAAGTTAAAGTTCTTGTTTTACCACTACCTGCTCCAGCTAATATTAATGTTTGTCCTTCTATTAATTTTGCAGCTTCCTTTTGCTGTGGGTTTAAGTTGTTAATGATACTCAATTTTTTCATCTCCCTTTAAAAATATTATATAAATTATATCATAAAAATGAGAAACTGTAACTATAAAGTTACAGTTTCTTTTTAATATTCAAGTGGAAGGATGTCAGAATAGTACATTGCCTTACCTTTTTGATTTAATATAAATTGTAATTTTTCTTCTATTTGGTTTATTGCTTCAATTTTTTTGTTTTTTAGTTTAAATTTTATGAAAAATCTATTAAATAAAGAGAATACATCTTCATAATTTTGTTCAGAATATATATTTACTATATTATAGTCTTCATTTAATTTTAAATCTTTTTGTAGTGAATTAATAGTGTGATTTAAACCACCAAATTCATCAACTAGTTTAAGATTTAGTGCCTCTGACCCTAACCAAACTTTACCTTGTGCTATAGATTCTAAACTATCTGGTGTAAGTTTTTTATTATTGCTTAATATATCGTTTTTAAATTCTTCATAAACATCTTGAAGTTTTCTTTGGTATACATTTCTTTCTTCATCATTTAGTTCTTTTTCTGGATCTAATAATCCTATATATTTTCCTTTATTTACTCCATCTATATTAATTCCAAATTTTTGTAAAGTTCCATAGTATTTTGGTATCATAGAAACTACTCCAATAGAACCTGTTAGTGAAGATGGGTTAATAAATCTCTTGTCCCCAGCACTAGAGATATAGTAACCACCACTTGCGGCTATATCTCCTATAGAAATATATACTGGAACTTTAGAATTCATTATTCTTTCATATATTTGTTTAGCTTCTATTGCGGAACCACCAGGAGAGTTGATTCTAATAACTATACCTTTTAGACCATCTAATTTCTCTGCTTTTTCCATTTTATAATTAAAGTTATCATAAGAAATGAATGGTATAGAAGGATTATTATTGTATTCTGAAATATCTCCATCTAAATATATTACTGCAATTTTATTTGAACTAGTATTTATTTCTTTAACTTTTTTTTCTGCATATACTTGTATAGGTGTTGTATTTTCTTCATTTAGTTCTATTTTTTCAGATAATTTATCATAGAACATTAAATGATCTATAAGTGATAAATCTCTTGCTTTCTCAGGACTAATATATGCATATTCTCCATTTAATAATTTATCTTTAAATGTTTCTGAATTAATTTTTCTAGCATTCGAATTTTTCTCTATGAAATTATTTAATCTCTTATCAAGTATTCTAGTTAATGTTTCTTTTTCTTCTTCACTTATACTATTTCTAACATAATTCTGCCCGAAACTTTTATGTGTTCCTACATGTATTACTTCAAATTTAAATCCATATTTATCAAATAAATCTTTATAATATTTATTGCTATTTGAATAACCAGTTAGTATAATATCTGAATTTTGTGTATCAGGCATTATTATTTCGTTAGCATAAGTTGCAATACCATAATTCCTATTATTTATTACAGTACCATATGCGTATATTTTTTTATTTGATTTTTTGATTTTATCTAAAACAGTATCTAATTCTTCAAGCTGTGTAGGAGAAAATGCAGTAGTATCCAAGTTAATAAATATGTTTTGTACTTCATCATCTGATGCAATTAAATCAAGTGATGAATATATATCTGAAAAACTTATTTCTTTTCCTTCTATGTATTTTATAGAATTTGAAAATTTATCTTCTCCAGGGAAGTATATATCAGAAATAAGTATGTTAGTATTATTTGTATGAATTTCTTCCTTAACTAGTAATCCTCCGATTATTGCTGTAAATACTATGAATAACAGGAAAATATATACAAAAAAAGAATAAATTTTCTTTAAAGTATAAACAAAAAGATTTTTTAAAAATTTAAAAATAAACATTATATAATATATCTCCTTTCTTTTTCTTTCATTGTAAATAATATCACATTTGGTATATAAAAGCAATTTAAAGTTGTTAAAACATGTATAGTTATGATATAATTAAGAAAAAAATAAATATAAGGGAGATAGATATGGAAAATAACAGATATGAACTTAATAAAAATTTAGCACAAATGTTAAAAGGTGGAGTTATAATGGATGTATCTACACCAGAACAAGCAATAATTGCTGAAAGAGCTGGAGCATGTGCAGTAATGGCATTAGAAAGAATACCTGCAGATATAAGAGCAGTTGGAGGAGTAGCTAGAATGAGTGATCCTGCGATGATAAAAAGTATACAAGAAGTAGTAAGTATTCCTGTAATGGCAAAAGCTAGAATTGGACATTTTGTAGAAGCTCAAATATTAGAGGCAATAGAAATAGATTATATAGATGAATCTGAAGTATTAACGCCAGCAGACGATGTTTTACATATAAATAAAAAAGATTTTAAAGTTCCTTTTGTTTGTGGAGCAAAAGATTTAGGTGAAGCATTAAGAAGAATTAATGAAGGTGCATCTATGATAAGAACTAAAGGTGAACCTGGAACAGGTGATATAGTACAAGCAGTTAGACATATGAGGGCTATGCAAAATGAAATAAGAAGAATCGCTTCTTTAGATGAAAGAGAGTTATATAATGTTGCTAAAGAACTACAAGTTCCATATGATTTATTAAGATATGTTTATGAAAATAAAAAATTACCAGTAGTTAATTTTGCAGCAGGTGGAGTAGCTACTCCTGCAGATGCAGCATTAATGATGCAACTTGGAGCAGAAGGTGTATTTGTTGGTTCTGGTATATTTAAATCTGGAGATCCAGAAGCAAGAGCAAGAGCTATAGTAAAAGCAGTAACAAACTATAATGATCCTAAAGTTTTAGCAGAGGTATCAAGTAATCTAGGTGAAGCTATGGTAGGAATTAACGAATCTGAAATTAAAATTTTAATGGCTGAAAGAGGGAAATAGTAATGTTGATAGGTGTATTAGCATTACAAGGCGCTTTTGCAGAACATAAAAAAATATTAGATAAATTAAATGTTGAAAGTTTTGAAATAAGACAAAAAAAAGATATTCTTAAAGAATTTGATGCTGTGATCTTACCTGGGGGTGAAAGTCCTGTTATTGGTAAATTACTTAAAGAATTGGATATATTTGAAGAACTTAAAATTAAAATAGTAAATGGTATGCCAGTATTTGGTACTTGTGCAGGAATGATACTACTTGCAAAGGAAATTGAAAATGATGATAGAAGACATTTGGCGCTTATGGATATTAAAGTTAAAAGAAATGCCTATGGTAGACAATTGGGTTCTTTTACATGTAGTGAAAAATTTGGTTTAATAGAACAATTTCCTATGGTATTCATAAGGGCACCTCATGCTATAAATGCAGGTTATAATGTTGAAGTTTTATCTGTAGTAGATGATAAAATAGTTGCAGCTAGACAAAACAATATTCTTGTTACAGCATTTCATCCGGAACTTACTGATGATACTAGAATACATGAATATTTTATAGGAATGGTAAAAGAAAATGATAGAGTTTAAATTATTAGATCCTATTAAGGATGAAAATATATTGTATTCTATAGTTGAACTTGAAGATGTTATATTTGAAGGGGCATCTATAGGTAACTATAATATTAAGCCTATGGCTAAATATGGAAGAGTATACGCTTTGTTAAATGGTGAAGAAATTGTATCAGTAATAGAAGTTATGTCATCTTTTAATAGAGAACTTGCATATATTTATGGATTATTTACTAACACTAAATATCAAAATCAAGGTATGGGTCATAAGATTTTGGAATTAGTATTAAAAGAATTAAAAAAAATAGGTATAAAAAAAGTACAATTAACAACTGGTACGGGAAATGTTAAAGCAAATAAACTTTATCTAGATTTTAATTTCTATATTAAAGAACTTCTTAAAGATGAATACAAGGATGGAGAAGAAAGATATCTTTATGAAGTTTTAATTTAAGGAGTAGCATGAATCACTATTATACAAACAACACTGATTTAAAAACAAATAGAAAAGAAATGCAAATAGAATTTTTGAATAGAAAATACACCTTTATTACAGATATAGGTGTATTTTCTAAAAATAAGTTAGATTTTGGTACAGAGGTAATGCTTGAAGAATTTATAAAAAATAATAAAAAGAATAAGTTTTCTTTATTAGATATAGGTTGTGGATATGGAACAGTTAGTGTCATCTTATCTAAATTTTTTAATGATTCGTTTTATACATTAACTGATGTTAATGATAGAGCTTTAGAACTTGCAGAATTAAACTGTGTTAATAATTTGGTTAATAATTATAATATTTTTAAATCAAGTTCTTTTGAAAATATAAATGAAAGTTTTGATGTAATAATATCAAATCCACCAATTAGAGCAGGGAAATCAACTATATTTGATATTTATGAAAATTCATTTAAATATTTAAATTTTGATGGGGAATTTTATTGTGTAATTCAAACTAAGCATGGAGCTAAAAGTACTGAAAAAAAACTATTAGAAATATTTGGAAATTGTAAAACTTTAGGAATACATTCAGGTTATAGGGTTTATTATTGTAAAAAGGAAAAATAAGATGAAAATATTAATACCTACAGCAAAACAAATGAAGGAAAGAAAAGAAGTTGAAAAAAAGGGAATTAGTGATAAAAGTAGAAAAGTACTTTTATCTATATTAAAAGTTGAAGACTTAGCAAAATTTTTTAAAATTAAAAATGAACAGGCTATAGTTGAAAGAAAAAGATTTGAAGATATTAAAAATAATAGATCTAAGGAATATTGTGCATTGGAATTGTTTGATGGTTTAATGTACAGAAATATTAAAAGAGATAACTTAAATGAAGTAGAAAAAAAATATTTGAAAAATATTTTTATTACTTCATCTTTTTATGGAATAATTAATGTTTTAGATAATATTTCCCCACATAGATTGGATTTTTTAAACAATTTAGATGTTGAAGGTGAAAGTTTAAAAAAATTTTGGCAAAATGAATATGATGATGCTTTAAAAAATGAAGAAATTATTTTATCATTGTTATCTTCAGAATTTGAAGAAGTTTTTAGTAAAGAAATAAGAGAAAAAATGTATAAGGTAGTATTTAAAGATAATGGTAAAATTCATTCAACAATTTCTAAAAAAGCAAGAGGGATGTTTATTACTAAAATGATGGAAGAAAATATTCTAGATATAGAAGAAATTGAAAATATTGAATTTGAAGGATATAAATTGAAGGAAAAAAAAGAAAGATTATATATTTTTGAAAGATGAGGTATTTATGTTAAGTAATGAATTAATTACAAAAGTTATAGAAATTGTAGTAGAAGCAGGGAATCTAATAGAAGGTACAGAAATTAGTAATATTTATTCTAAAGGTGATTTAGTAAATGTGGTAACTGATGTAGATATTAAAAGTCAAAATTTCTTAATAAAAAACTTGAATCCATTAATAGAAAATGCAATTTTTTTGGCAGAAGAAAAAGAAAATGAAATTCTAACTGATGAATATACATGGATAATAGATCCTATTGATGGTACTACAAATTACACATATTCATTTAAACACTCTGCAGTATCAGTGGCATTATTAAAAAATAAAGAAGTAATATTAGGTGTTTGCTATAATCCATATTTAGAAGAAGTGTTTTATGCAATAAAAAATAATGGTTCATATTTAAATGGAGAATTATTAAAAATAGAAGATAAAAAGTTAGAAGAAAGTTTGATAATGTGTGGAACTAGTCCATATAAAAAAGAATTAGCAGATGAAACTTTTAGAGTAATGAAAGTACTTTATTTAAAAGGTAAAGATATAAGAAGAAGTGGTTCGGCAGTAAATGATCTATGTTATTTAGCTGCAGGTAGAGTAGATGGATTTTATGAAGGTGAACTTGCTATATGGGATTTTTCTGCTGCAAAATTAATAATAGAAGAAGCAGGAGGGGTATTAGAGATATTAAATGGAAAATGGGGAGATAAACATTCGGTTAAAGTAATAGCTGGTAATAAAAAAAATATATCTGAAATTAAGGAAATAGTATTAAAAAATAAATAATTTTAAAAAATACTTGCAATTATATAGAAATTAGAGTATAATAACTTTGACTAACATAGCGTTAGTCAACCTCAATTAACCCCCCCTTTAAGGGTTACCCGGCAGGGTAACTCTTTTTTTTTAAAAGTGTTGGAAAGCTAGAAAAATGATTTTGAGAAAAATATACTTTAATATAGATAATTATTTGCTCTAAGGTTATTTTTTTAGCATGATTGAATTTTCAAATAAATATTGACAAAAAAACAGAAGTAAGGTATAATATTTTTGAAAATATATAATAAAATAAAATTAGGAGGATAAGACATGAAAAAAATCTTATTAGGAGTTATAGCATTAACTTCTGCTGCATCTTTTGGTGCTAAATATGAACACTTACATGGTTACTTAGAATTAGAAGGTAAAGCTTCTGTTGAAAAACCAGTAACTTATGAAGAAGTAGATGGAGAAGTAAAAGTTAAAGATTTAGGTTCTCAAGAAGATGTAACTTATAAATTAGGTGCAAAAGGTGACTTAGGTGTATTTATGCACAAAGATAAAGAAGTATTTGCATTTATAGGAACAAACTTAAGTGGAACTAAAAAAGGTCAAGAAGATCTAGCATTTAATCAAAAAACTCCATATCATTTTGGATTAAGATGGGATTCTGACATAATTGATACATTTAATGTACAATTAACTGCAGCTCACAGAAGAGGTGGAGAAGGAATTGCATGGGTTGAGAAAACTAAATTAAATGATGAAAAAGAAAAAGTACACAACGTAAATGGAATCAAATACGCAGTTGAAAAACACTTAGGAGCTAAAGGTAAAGAAACTAAAGCAACTACAGATCAAGGATACAAATTAAGACCAGAAGATACATTCTTATTATCAGGTGTATTAAATGGTAAAATTTACAACAACTTTGAATTAACAGTAGCTGGATTATATAACTCAGCTGATTTCAAAGATGGTACACATGAATTAGAAACTTATGTTAAAACTAATGGAAATTTAAGAGAAAACGTAAGAATAGCTAATGCTGAAATCAAACATACTTTAAACAGTGCTAACTATGATAGAATAGGTAAATTATATGGAGACGTTAAAGTTGAAACTAAAGCAAGCGATGTTGTTGAATTAACTAACGAAGCTAAATTTACTTTAGATAGCATCTTAAAAGGTCAAGAAAGAAAAACTAAAGTTGAAGTATTAAACCACGGTAAATATACTGGAATCAAAAATGTTGAGTTAAGAGGAGATGTAAACTATACTTTAGGAATTAAAGAAACAGCAGCAACTGAATTAACTCACGAACCAGAAGCTAAATTAGGAATTACTTTCAAACCAGTAGCTGGTTTAACTGTAAGTTCTGATAATACAAACAAAGTTACTTATAAACATGAAGTAGGTCAAGCAGGAACTGAATTTAAAAACAACTTTAAAACTACAAACAAAATTATGTACAATGTTGCTAAAGGTGTAGATTTACATACATTAGCAGAATACAAATTAGAATCTAACTTATTAAGCAATGCTTCAGACCCTAAACATTCACATGCTGTATTAGCAGGTGCTGGATTAAATGCTAACACAGAAGTAGCAGGAGCTAAAGTAGAATCTTCATTAGAAGGAAGATACTTATTCAATGCTAAATCTAAAGATGCAAATAAAGAATTCAGACATCAAGGATTTGTATGGTCAGAAAATAAAGTATCATATGATATTAACGATAACAACAAATTAAGTGGAAAAGTTAATTTATATAACTATATTAACTTATCGACTAAAGATGATAACGGTAAACATAAATTAGATAAAGCAAAAGATTTTGGTGATGTATTCTTAGCAAACGTTGCTGTTGATTATACTAACATGACAGGGAAATTTACTAACAAAGTTTATGTAGATGCTAAATATGGACTAGAAGCTGAATTAAAAGCTAAAGAAATTAAACAAGGTGTTATAGTTGGGTTTGGTGGAGAAACTTCATTCAAAGCTAGTGAAAATGTTGATGTAATCTTTACATTAGATAATGAATATACATTAAATGGATTAAATGGAGATGTTCATGGAGTTTATGTAGATTACATTAAAGATGCATCTAATTATCAAGAAAACGTTCATGCATATGCTGCTGATAAATATGATGCTTCTAAACAACATGATTTAAGAAAAGCTAAAGACACAATTAAAGATTTAACTGATGGTGCTTTACAAACTAAAGAACAATTAGAAGCTGTTAAACATGATTTATCAGTATCACCTAAATTAACAACTAAATTTACTTATGTAGATGGTAGATTAGTAGTTAAACCATGGATAGGTGCTGGATTTGACTTTAATAACAGAGGAACTGAAAAAGAAGGATTTGCTTTAAGAAAAATAAGTGGAAATGCTGGAGTAAACGTTAAATATACTTGGTAATTATAATTAATATAAATTGAC is a genomic window of Streptobacillus felis containing:
- a CDS encoding inositol monophosphatase family protein; amino-acid sequence: MLSNELITKVIEIVVEAGNLIEGTEISNIYSKGDLVNVVTDVDIKSQNFLIKNLNPLIENAIFLAEEKENEILTDEYTWIIDPIDGTTNYTYSFKHSAVSVALLKNKEVILGVCYNPYLEEVFYAIKNNGSYLNGELLKIEDKKLEESLIMCGTSPYKKELADETFRVMKVLYLKGKDIRRSGSAVNDLCYLAAGRVDGFYEGELAIWDFSAAKLIIEEAGGVLEILNGKWGDKHSVKVIAGNKKNISEIKEIVLKNK
- the yaaA gene encoding peroxide stress protein YaaA gives rise to the protein MKILIPTAKQMKERKEVEKKGISDKSRKVLLSILKVEDLAKFFKIKNEQAIVERKRFEDIKNNRSKEYCALELFDGLMYRNIKRDNLNEVEKKYLKNIFITSSFYGIINVLDNISPHRLDFLNNLDVEGESLKKFWQNEYDDALKNEEIILSLLSSEFEEVFSKEIREKMYKVVFKDNGKIHSTISKKARGMFITKMMEENILDIEEIENIEFEGYKLKEKKERLYIFER
- a CDS encoding GNAT family N-acetyltransferase → MIEFKLLDPIKDENILYSIVELEDVIFEGASIGNYNIKPMAKYGRVYALLNGEEIVSVIEVMSSFNRELAYIYGLFTNTKYQNQGMGHKILELVLKELKKIGIKKVQLTTGTGNVKANKLYLDFNFYIKELLKDEYKDGEERYLYEVLI
- the pdxT gene encoding pyridoxal 5'-phosphate synthase glutaminase subunit PdxT — protein: MLIGVLALQGAFAEHKKILDKLNVESFEIRQKKDILKEFDAVILPGGESPVIGKLLKELDIFEELKIKIVNGMPVFGTCAGMILLAKEIENDDRRHLALMDIKVKRNAYGRQLGSFTCSEKFGLIEQFPMVFIRAPHAINAGYNVEVLSVVDDKIVAARQNNILVTAFHPELTDDTRIHEYFIGMVKENDRV
- the sppA gene encoding signal peptide peptidase SppA, whose protein sequence is MFIFKFLKNLFVYTLKKIYSFFVYIFLLFIVFTAIIGGLLVKEEIHTNNTNILISDIYFPGEDKFSNSIKYIEGKEISFSDIYSSLDLIASDDEVQNIFINLDTTAFSPTQLEELDTVLDKIKKSNKKIYAYGTVINNRNYGIATYANEIIMPDTQNSDIILTGYSNSNKYYKDLFDKYGFKFEVIHVGTHKSFGQNYVRNSISEEEKETLTRILDKRLNNFIEKNSNARKINSETFKDKLLNGEYAYISPEKARDLSLIDHLMFYDKLSEKIELNEENTTPIQVYAEKKVKEINTSSNKIAVIYLDGDISEYNNNPSIPFISYDNFNYKMEKAEKLDGLKGIVIRINSPGGSAIEAKQIYERIMNSKVPVYISIGDIAASGGYYISSAGDKRFINPSSLTGSIGVVSMIPKYYGTLQKFGINIDGVNKGKYIGLLDPEKELNDEERNVYQRKLQDVYEEFKNDILSNNKKLTPDSLESIAQGKVWLGSEALNLKLVDEFGGLNHTINSLQKDLKLNEDYNIVNIYSEQNYEDVFSLFNRFFIKFKLKNKKIEAINQIEEKLQFILNQKGKAMYYSDILPLEY
- the pdxS gene encoding pyridoxal 5'-phosphate synthase lyase subunit PdxS — translated: MENNRYELNKNLAQMLKGGVIMDVSTPEQAIIAERAGACAVMALERIPADIRAVGGVARMSDPAMIKSIQEVVSIPVMAKARIGHFVEAQILEAIEIDYIDESEVLTPADDVLHINKKDFKVPFVCGAKDLGEALRRINEGASMIRTKGEPGTGDIVQAVRHMRAMQNEIRRIASLDERELYNVAKELQVPYDLLRYVYENKKLPVVNFAAGGVATPADAALMMQLGAEGVFVGSGIFKSGDPEARARAIVKAVTNYNDPKVLAEVSSNLGEAMVGINESEIKILMAERGK
- a CDS encoding class I SAM-dependent methyltransferase, with amino-acid sequence MNHYYTNNTDLKTNRKEMQIEFLNRKYTFITDIGVFSKNKLDFGTEVMLEEFIKNNKKNKFSLLDIGCGYGTVSVILSKFFNDSFYTLTDVNDRALELAELNCVNNLVNNYNIFKSSSFENINESFDVIISNPPIRAGKSTIFDIYENSFKYLNFDGEFYCVIQTKHGAKSTEKKLLEIFGNCKTLGIHSGYRVYYCKKEK